A single window of Paroedura picta isolate Pp20150507F chromosome 8, Ppicta_v3.0, whole genome shotgun sequence DNA harbors:
- the INSYN2A gene encoding inhibitory synaptic factor 2A isoform X5 produces MAKGTDNEMWNLSSPASQSLNDEGTMVSKDPNKCLLTASESEVDPATSLALEMKYALDSNRQIKKRNKALQVRFKDICEAQNEQRDKQLSTLQQTDKKEAKPITYRAAYRKYMTVPARRSIPNVTKSTGVQTSPELKKCYQTFPLDRKKGNIIKSIASVDTFPSQNNGFLIDVKDKDSRISGEAAQCSKKVSGFVTAEFISHTNERMNAIEQPSSDNCSETCRSTDLHSCTKEPPSLQNSAASVSEEPDYQLHDKAKHHTRPLGNEEAHPATHGKVFKTEVASVYLPASSSHTSQTDLQNSAAGNEWSLCPAEEDKKRTVHLNGLQSQAVSAAQACSMQAQCQSTECNEQTLQIHVSPMEGNQPCQTAVAVSEGCQQIVPHTEVVDLKAQLQMMENLISSSQETIKVLLGVIQELEKGEAHREGYCSMGKNLMSKSDLDYVMKASSQLLRLDPLKLSYRTGQDTSNCDTCRNSACIIYRVCWRYKA; encoded by the exons ATGGCTAAAGGGACTGATAATGAGATGTGGAATCTTTCATCTCCAGCCTCACAATCTCTCAATGATGAAG GAACCATGGTGAGTAAGGACCCCAACAAATGCTTGCTTACAGCCTCTGAAAGCGAAGTTGATCCAGCGACATCGCTTGCCTTAGAGATGAAATATGCACTGGATTCCAATCGGCAGATCAAGAAAAGGAACAAAGCCCTACAGGTGAGATTCAAAGACATCTGTGAGGCCCAGAATGAGCAGCGAGACAAGCAGCTTTCTACATTACAGCAGACGGACAAAAAGGAAGCAAAGCCCATCACTTATAGAGCAGCTTACCGGAAATATATGACTGTACCTGCCCGGAGATCAATCCCTAACGTTACCAAGAGTACAGGAGTTCAGACTTCACCTGAACTTAAAAAGTGTTACCAGACATTCCCTTTGGACAGGAAAAAAGGGAATATCATCAAAAGCATAGCTTCTGTTGACACTTTTCCCAGTCAAAACAATGGATTCCTAATAGATGTTAAAGATAAAGACAGCAGAATCTCAGGGGAGGCTGCTCAGTGTAGCAAGAAAGTCAGTGGATTTGTGACAGCGGAGTTTATTTCCCATACTAATGAACGGATGAATGCAATAGAGCAGCCTTCTAGTGACAACTGTTCAGAGACATGTAGAAGCACTGATTTGCACAGCTGTACTAAAGAACCTCCTTCTCTTCAAAACTCAGCAGCTTCTGTTTCAGAAGAGCCTGATTACCAGCTGCATGACAAAGCAAAACACCACACAAGGCCGTTGGGGAACGAGGAAGCTCATCCAGCCACCCATGGAAAAGTGTTCAAGACCGAAGTAGCCTCTGTCTACTTGCCTGCATCCAGTTCACACACCTCACAGACTGACCTGCAAAATTCTGCAGCAGGGAATGAATGGTCTCTGTGCCCAGCTGAGGAGGACAAAAAAAGAACAGTGCATCTTAATGGCCTGCAATCACAAGCCGTAAGTGCAGCTCAGGCCTGTTCGATGCAGGCACAGTGCCAGTCAACCGAATGTAATGAACAGACCCTTCAGATACATGTTTCACCTATGGAAGGAAATCAGCCTTGTCAGACAGCGGTCGCTGTGAGTGAAGGATGTCAACAAATCGTGCCTCACACAGAAGTGGTAGACTTGAAAGCACAGCTACAAATGATGGAGAACTTGATCAGCTCAAGTCAGGAAACCATAAAGGTCTTGTTGGGTGTTATTCAAGAGCTGGAAAAAGGAGAAGCTCACAGAGAAGG ATATTGTTCCATGGGGAAAAACCTTATGTCGAAATCGGACCTTGACTATGTAATGAAAGCTTCTTCTCAATTGTTGAGACTTGATCCATTAAA
- the INSYN2A gene encoding inhibitory synaptic factor 2A isoform X7 gives MAKGTDNEMWNLSSPASQSLNDEGTMVSKDPNKCLLTASESEVDPATSLALEMKYALDSNRQIKKRNKALQVRFKDICEAQNEQRDKQLSTLQQTDKKEAKPITYRAAYRKYMTVPARRSIPNVTKSTGVQTSPELKKCYQTFPLDRKKGNIIKSIASVDTFPSQNNGFLIDVKDKDSRISGEAAQCSKKVSGFVTAEFISHTNERMNAIEQPSSDNCSETCRSTDLHSCTKEPPSLQNSAASVSEEPDYQLHDKAKHHTRPLGNEEAHPATHGKVFKTEVASVYLPASSSHTSQTDLQNSAAGNEWSLCPAEEDKKRTVHLNGLQSQAVSAAQACSMQAQCQSTECNEQTLQIHVSPMEGNQPCQTAVAVSEGCQQIVPHTEVVDLKAQLQMMENLISSSQETIKVLLGVIQELEKGEAHREGLSYRTGQDTSNCDTCRNSACIIYRVCWRYKA, from the exons ATGGCTAAAGGGACTGATAATGAGATGTGGAATCTTTCATCTCCAGCCTCACAATCTCTCAATGATGAAG GAACCATGGTGAGTAAGGACCCCAACAAATGCTTGCTTACAGCCTCTGAAAGCGAAGTTGATCCAGCGACATCGCTTGCCTTAGAGATGAAATATGCACTGGATTCCAATCGGCAGATCAAGAAAAGGAACAAAGCCCTACAGGTGAGATTCAAAGACATCTGTGAGGCCCAGAATGAGCAGCGAGACAAGCAGCTTTCTACATTACAGCAGACGGACAAAAAGGAAGCAAAGCCCATCACTTATAGAGCAGCTTACCGGAAATATATGACTGTACCTGCCCGGAGATCAATCCCTAACGTTACCAAGAGTACAGGAGTTCAGACTTCACCTGAACTTAAAAAGTGTTACCAGACATTCCCTTTGGACAGGAAAAAAGGGAATATCATCAAAAGCATAGCTTCTGTTGACACTTTTCCCAGTCAAAACAATGGATTCCTAATAGATGTTAAAGATAAAGACAGCAGAATCTCAGGGGAGGCTGCTCAGTGTAGCAAGAAAGTCAGTGGATTTGTGACAGCGGAGTTTATTTCCCATACTAATGAACGGATGAATGCAATAGAGCAGCCTTCTAGTGACAACTGTTCAGAGACATGTAGAAGCACTGATTTGCACAGCTGTACTAAAGAACCTCCTTCTCTTCAAAACTCAGCAGCTTCTGTTTCAGAAGAGCCTGATTACCAGCTGCATGACAAAGCAAAACACCACACAAGGCCGTTGGGGAACGAGGAAGCTCATCCAGCCACCCATGGAAAAGTGTTCAAGACCGAAGTAGCCTCTGTCTACTTGCCTGCATCCAGTTCACACACCTCACAGACTGACCTGCAAAATTCTGCAGCAGGGAATGAATGGTCTCTGTGCCCAGCTGAGGAGGACAAAAAAAGAACAGTGCATCTTAATGGCCTGCAATCACAAGCCGTAAGTGCAGCTCAGGCCTGTTCGATGCAGGCACAGTGCCAGTCAACCGAATGTAATGAACAGACCCTTCAGATACATGTTTCACCTATGGAAGGAAATCAGCCTTGTCAGACAGCGGTCGCTGTGAGTGAAGGATGTCAACAAATCGTGCCTCACACAGAAGTGGTAGACTTGAAAGCACAGCTACAAATGATGGAGAACTTGATCAGCTCAAGTCAGGAAACCATAAAGGTCTTGTTGGGTGTTATTCAAGAGCTGGAAAAAGGAGAAGCTCACAGAGAAGG